The Geotalea uraniireducens Rf4 genome window below encodes:
- the pyrR gene encoding bifunctional pyr operon transcriptional regulator/uracil phosphoribosyltransferase PyrR, with amino-acid sequence MSCFTTLAETERSANVGTENTVILDGVGVKRALTRIAHEVLERNKGVKDLVLVGIRTGGVYLAHELSLRLEEIEGEKVPVGAVDITLYRDDIKGHSEHLPVGKTEIPFSIEGKKVVLVDDVLFTGRTIRAAMDAIMDHGRPSCIQLAVLVDRGHRDLPIRADFVGRNVPTSLKENITVAFDAANKPTEVVLEK; translated from the coding sequence ATGTCATGTTTTACTACTTTGGCCGAAACAGAAAGGAGTGCTAACGTGGGAACTGAGAATACGGTAATTCTGGACGGGGTTGGGGTGAAAAGGGCTCTTACCCGCATTGCCCATGAGGTTCTTGAACGGAACAAGGGGGTGAAGGATCTTGTTCTTGTCGGGATACGTACCGGCGGGGTATATCTCGCCCATGAGCTGTCACTGCGGCTGGAGGAGATCGAAGGGGAGAAGGTGCCGGTCGGCGCCGTTGACATCACTCTTTACCGTGACGATATCAAAGGGCATTCCGAGCATCTGCCGGTGGGCAAGACGGAGATACCGTTTTCCATCGAGGGGAAAAAGGTTGTCCTCGTGGATGACGTGCTCTTTACCGGCCGCACTATCAGGGCAGCGATGGACGCTATCATGGACCATGGCCGGCCGTCATGCATTCAACTGGCTGTCCTTGTGGACCGGGGGCATCGCGACCTCCCCATCAGGGCGGATTTTGTCGGGCGTAATGTCCCGACAAGCCTCAAGGAAAATATCACGGTCGCTTTTGACGCAGCCAACAAGCCGACAGAGGTAGTCCTGGAAAAATGA
- a CDS encoding radical SAM protein, whose product MHYLDLYNSGELLRRVKAAYVRLRSCDLCPHDCRVNRLAGETGVCRSGAHAKVASTNVHRGEEPPISGSHGSGTIFFSNCNLACRFCQNFPISQFGNGEEMTTRELASRMMKLQRQRVHNINLVTPSHFLPQFLAAFYLAVKEGFRLPVVWNSNGYERVDALELLDGVVDIFLPDMKYAADEPAMNFSSAPNYRKINRPAVKEMLRQVGHLQLDGEGIAMRGLIIRHLVLPEGNDGSRETLRWIADNLGRETHISLMRQFFPAHLAAGTPGIDRKISDEEYEEAVAALEESGLENGWVQE is encoded by the coding sequence ATGCACTACCTTGATCTTTACAATTCAGGTGAATTGCTCCGGCGGGTAAAGGCGGCCTATGTCCGTCTCAGGAGCTGCGATCTTTGTCCCCACGATTGCCGGGTGAACCGGCTGGCGGGGGAGACCGGCGTTTGCCGGAGCGGGGCGCATGCCAAGGTGGCCTCAACCAATGTCCATCGTGGAGAAGAGCCACCCATTTCCGGCAGTCACGGGTCGGGGACGATCTTCTTTTCCAACTGCAACCTGGCCTGCCGCTTTTGTCAGAATTTCCCCATCAGCCAGTTCGGCAACGGCGAGGAGATGACGACCAGGGAGCTGGCGTCCCGAATGATGAAACTCCAGCGACAGCGGGTTCACAACATCAACCTGGTTACCCCTAGCCATTTTCTCCCCCAGTTCCTGGCTGCCTTTTACCTGGCGGTCAAGGAGGGATTCCGGCTCCCCGTCGTCTGGAACTCCAACGGTTATGAGCGGGTGGATGCGCTGGAGCTGCTGGACGGTGTGGTGGATATTTTTCTCCCGGACATGAAGTACGCGGCCGACGAGCCGGCGATGAACTTCTCGTCTGCCCCTAACTACCGGAAGATCAACCGTCCCGCAGTGAAAGAGATGCTCCGGCAGGTGGGGCATCTGCAACTGGACGGGGAGGGGATAGCAATGCGCGGCCTCATCATCCGCCATCTGGTTCTTCCCGAGGGAAACGACGGCAGCCGCGAGACACTGCGCTGGATCGCCGATAATCTCGGCCGGGAAACCCATATTTCCCTCATGCGGCAGTTTTTCCCGGCCCATCTGGCTGCCGGGACACCGGGCATCGACAGGAAAATCAGTGACGAGGAGTACGAGGAAGCCGTGGCGGCCCTGGAAGAGTCGGGGCTGGAAAACGGCTGGGTGCAGGAATGA
- a CDS encoding YcxB family protein — protein sequence MYALLLDNSLTDRIILFVLAGLSIPALYYYQKWKWHYHYNHSPYLNEPLKGIVTTDSIITEVSSGKSETPWSNFIKYKSTENIMLLYLGPNVFKTIARDFFTSTEDWEKAKLIVMNGMKKNS from the coding sequence ATGTATGCCTTGTTACTGGACAACTCATTAACTGATAGAATTATACTTTTTGTGTTGGCCGGATTATCAATACCTGCACTGTATTATTACCAAAAATGGAAATGGCACTATCACTATAACCATTCACCATATTTGAACGAACCACTCAAAGGAATTGTCACAACGGATAGCATTATTACAGAAGTTTCATCTGGTAAGAGCGAGACGCCGTGGTCTAATTTCATTAAGTACAAATCTACGGAGAACATTATGCTTTTATATCTCGGGCCAAATGTATTCAAAACAATCGCAAGGGATTTCTTTACCAGCACAGAAGATTGGGAGAAGGCAAAACTAATCGTAATGAATGGGATGAAAAAAAACTCCTAA
- a CDS encoding ATP-dependent helicase, with the protein MTKARLSAQQATVVEHVEGALLVIAGPGSGKTRVLTERIRRLLTVIPGHFRVLALTFTNKAANEMKERLSDLGDVRQRAFVGTLHSFCLDMLTERGKLVGVTSLPHIFEQFSDRKEILHKAVLQDPLLSDELDRAGDAKARNKRLDDWLQGISWVKAHPITCEFPTDDLDKRVIETYDAGLRACDAYDFDDLLLLAYRLLSSYPKIADFYRRLYKFVCIDEAQDLNEAQYAVLTALCGEDFKNVLMVGDPKQSIYGFNTSSPDYMWRFRDEFGAGEIELTENFRSSSAVVQVARSLEPHYLVEAQLPIPGAVSVLVGIDETDEAHKVVDEIQRLISSGHEDIEGNVTPSNCAILGRTRYALMAIETELKERGISYYKRLTANHENESATVDEFQLALRVLANPRDRLHLTALAKKWKLSEPKGPAPANEQEVRLIFSAMANVAKEGRASAIVDAIDAVARQTQRLDLMLGIKSLRAFADSLPEVERLVIYEDLAVLQQEWDQYLRSDGAARTIAGFMSSKALGATQQASRDGVALLTVHSSKGLEFDVVFIAGMADGVFPDYRAQGKKKEMAEEARNAFVAVTRSKRLLYLSFPKRRMMPWGDEKRQQPSCYLRQAGLVE; encoded by the coding sequence ATGACTAAGGCAAGACTTTCTGCTCAGCAAGCCACTGTTGTTGAGCACGTAGAAGGTGCTTTACTTGTAATTGCTGGTCCCGGATCTGGTAAGACACGTGTGTTGACCGAAAGAATCCGGCGTCTCTTGACGGTTATTCCCGGTCATTTTCGCGTGCTCGCACTTACGTTCACAAACAAAGCAGCTAACGAAATGAAGGAGCGACTTTCAGATCTCGGAGATGTGCGCCAACGTGCATTTGTTGGAACTTTGCACAGCTTCTGCCTGGATATGCTGACTGAACGTGGGAAACTCGTTGGTGTTACAAGCCTGCCGCATATTTTCGAACAGTTCAGTGACCGCAAAGAAATTTTGCACAAGGCTGTTCTGCAAGACCCTTTGCTTTCTGATGAGTTAGATAGAGCTGGCGATGCGAAAGCTCGTAACAAGAGGTTAGACGACTGGCTCCAAGGCATTTCATGGGTCAAGGCACACCCGATTACTTGCGAATTTCCGACTGATGATTTAGATAAGCGCGTTATCGAAACATATGATGCCGGTTTGCGTGCGTGCGATGCCTACGACTTTGACGACCTGCTCCTACTTGCTTACCGGCTATTAAGCAGTTATCCGAAAATAGCCGATTTCTACAGGCGTCTGTATAAATTCGTGTGTATTGACGAGGCGCAGGATCTCAACGAGGCGCAATACGCAGTGCTGACAGCCTTGTGTGGAGAGGATTTCAAAAATGTCCTTATGGTGGGTGACCCCAAACAATCTATTTATGGATTCAATACGTCCAGTCCTGACTACATGTGGCGCTTCCGTGATGAATTCGGCGCTGGCGAAATAGAACTCACAGAAAACTTTCGCTCTTCGAGTGCTGTGGTCCAAGTTGCGCGTTCGTTGGAACCACATTACTTGGTTGAGGCCCAACTTCCGATTCCTGGAGCAGTTTCAGTATTGGTCGGTATCGACGAGACCGACGAGGCCCATAAGGTAGTCGATGAAATCCAGCGACTGATTTCAAGTGGGCACGAGGACATTGAAGGAAATGTCACGCCATCGAATTGTGCGATCTTGGGTCGGACGCGTTACGCCCTCATGGCAATCGAAACCGAGCTTAAAGAGAGAGGCATTTCTTACTACAAACGGTTGACAGCAAATCACGAGAATGAGTCCGCCACAGTCGATGAATTCCAACTCGCCCTGCGCGTATTGGCCAATCCACGAGATCGACTCCATCTGACAGCGCTTGCCAAGAAATGGAAACTGTCGGAACCAAAGGGGCCAGCTCCAGCTAACGAACAAGAGGTGCGATTGATTTTTTCTGCAATGGCCAATGTTGCCAAAGAAGGAAGAGCTAGCGCCATAGTTGATGCAATCGATGCTGTCGCTCGGCAAACCCAACGTCTCGACCTGATGCTTGGCATCAAGAGCCTTCGGGCTTTTGCTGATAGCCTGCCTGAGGTGGAACGGCTGGTGATCTATGAAGACCTTGCCGTGTTACAGCAGGAGTGGGATCAATACCTACGCTCAGATGGAGCCGCCCGTACCATCGCTGGCTTCATGAGCAGTAAGGCTTTGGGGGCAACTCAACAAGCTTCGCGCGATGGTGTTGCACTCCTGACGGTGCACTCTTCCAAGGGATTAGAGTTTGATGTCGTCTTTATCGCAGGAATGGCGGACGGCGTTTTTCCCGACTATCGCGCACAAGGCAAAAAAAAGGAGATGGCTGAGGAGGCACGCAACGCTTTTGTCGCGGTTACGCGTTCCAAAAGATTACTTTATCTGTCCTTTCCAAAGCGCAGAATGATGCCTTGGGGGGATGAAAAGCGTCAGCAACCATCTTGCTATTTGAGACAAGCTGGGCTCGTCGAATAA
- a CDS encoding IS3-like element ISGur10 family transposase (programmed frameshift), translating to MAPEDLTRQQQELTTSPPDPEVAEKPVRRRFTAKYKLDILNQVDSCTKPGSLAALLRREGLYASNLNTWRRQRDEGSLAALTPKQRGRKALKPDPMAVENERLRKEITRLAKRLKQAELIIDVQKKGLADPGDHLGYAARERERLMEAVEILAPDVGTDPACKALGVSRAGLYRRRAISKTAPRVPQKRPVPPRTLPSEERQAVLDILHSERFQDKAPHEVYATLLDEGAYHCSIRTMYRILEENAEVKERRNQLRHPDYKKPELLATAPNQVWSWDITKLMGPAKWSYFYLYVILDIFSRYVVGWMVATCESSELAKRLFKETCEKQVIQKGQLTIHADRGSSMKSKPVAFLFADLGITKTHSRPYTSDDNPYSEAQFKTLKYQPDFPERFGSIEDARSFCQTFFPWYNQEHKHSGISLLTPEVVHYGRAEEVIRSRQTVLTAAYAAHPERFVRKIPLHKPLPEAAWINPPKPATS from the exons ATGGCCCCCGAAGATTTGACCCGGCAACAGCAGGAATTGACTACCTCACCGCCTGACCCGGAGGTAGCGGAAAAGCCTGTACGCAGGCGTTTCACGGCTAAGTACAAACTTGACATCCTAAACCAAGTCGACTCTTGCACCAAGCCCGGTAGCCTGGCAGCGCTATTACGTCGAGAGGGGCTTTATGCTTCCAACCTCAACACCTGGCGCCGCCAGCGGGATGAAGGAAGCCTTGCGGCGCTTACGCCCAAGCAGAGGGGCCGTAAAGCGCTAAAGCCCGATCCCATGGCCGTCGAGAACGAGCGACTGCGCAAGGAGATTACCCGCCTTGCCAAACGCCTCAAACAGGCCGAGTTGATCATCGATGTCCAAAAAAAAG GTCTCGCAGATCCTGGGGATCACCTTGGATACGCCGCCAGAGAGCGAGAGCGACTGATGGAAGCTGTCGAAATACTTGCCCCTGATGTGGGCACCGATCCTGCCTGTAAAGCTCTTGGTGTTTCCCGTGCCGGGCTGTATCGCAGGCGCGCAATCAGCAAGACAGCGCCGCGTGTACCCCAAAAGCGCCCTGTGCCGCCACGGACCTTGCCATCAGAGGAAAGGCAGGCAGTACTCGATATTCTGCATTCCGAGCGCTTTCAGGACAAGGCACCCCATGAGGTGTATGCAACGCTTTTGGACGAAGGGGCCTATCACTGCTCGATCCGCACGATGTATCGAATTCTCGAAGAAAACGCCGAAGTCAAAGAGCGGAGAAATCAGTTGCGGCATCCCGACTACAAAAAGCCTGAGCTTCTGGCAACGGCCCCAAATCAAGTCTGGTCGTGGGATATTACCAAATTGATGGGGCCTGCTAAATGGTCCTATTTTTACCTCTATGTGATTCTCGATATCTTCAGCCGCTATGTGGTCGGCTGGATGGTTGCAACCTGCGAGTCGTCGGAACTGGCCAAACGGCTGTTCAAAGAAACGTGTGAGAAACAAGTCATCCAGAAAGGGCAGTTAACGATCCACGCCGATCGCGGCTCTTCCATGAAATCCAAGCCGGTAGCTTTTCTGTTTGCTGATCTGGGGATCACTAAAACGCACTCAAGGCCCTATACGAGCGACGACAACCCATATTCGGAAGCCCAATTTAAAACGCTGAAATATCAGCCTGATTTCCCGGAAAGATTCGGCAGTATAGAAGACGCAAGATCGTTCTGCCAAACCTTTTTCCCCTGGTATAACCAGGAACACAAGCATTCCGGCATCAGCCTACTTACACCTGAAGTAGTACATTACGGCAGAGCTGAGGAAGTCATCCGATCAAGGCAAACCGTGTTGACTGCTGCTTATGCAGCCCATCCTGAACGCTTCGTCAGGAAAATACCATTACATAAACCGTTACCGGAAGCGGCGTGGATCAACCCGCCAAAACCGGCCACTAGCTAA
- the carA gene encoding glutamine-hydrolyzing carbamoyl-phosphate synthase small subunit, producing MKAVLALADGRIFKGRSFGASGEATGEVVFNTAMTGYQEVLTDPSYKGQMVTMTYTQVGNTGINPEDIESNQLYLSGFIVKEYHDCYSNWRATMSLDAYLKENGVVGIQGLDTRALTRHLRDKGAQNGIISTVDFDPESLVRKVRSIPSMAGLDLASGVSCDKPYHWSEALWELGEGYRQAASKDLKYKVVAYDFGIKFNILRCLVSAGCDVTVVPATFPAEEALAMAPDGIFLSNGPGDPEPMHAVIENIRKFVGKKPIFGICLGHQLLGLVLGGRTVKLKFGNHGSNLPVMDLATGKVEITAQNHGFSVDIVSLSHACELAHENLNDQTVEGMRHKELPIFSVQHHPEASPGPHDSHYLFGRFVEMMETNR from the coding sequence ATGAAAGCAGTACTCGCACTCGCTGACGGGCGCATCTTCAAAGGCAGGTCCTTCGGCGCATCCGGCGAAGCAACCGGTGAGGTGGTGTTCAACACCGCCATGACCGGTTACCAGGAGGTTCTTACCGATCCTTCCTATAAAGGGCAGATGGTCACCATGACCTACACCCAGGTCGGCAACACCGGCATCAATCCGGAGGATATCGAGAGCAACCAGCTCTATCTTTCCGGCTTCATCGTCAAGGAGTACCACGACTGCTATTCCAACTGGCGGGCGACCATGAGTCTGGATGCCTACCTCAAGGAAAACGGCGTGGTCGGCATCCAGGGGCTCGATACCCGCGCCCTGACCCGCCATCTGCGCGACAAAGGGGCCCAGAATGGCATCATCTCCACCGTCGATTTCGACCCCGAGAGCCTGGTGCGGAAGGTGCGGTCGATCCCGAGCATGGCCGGCCTCGACCTGGCGAGCGGCGTCAGCTGCGACAAACCCTACCACTGGAGCGAGGCGCTCTGGGAATTGGGCGAAGGGTATCGCCAGGCAGCGTCCAAAGACCTGAAATACAAGGTGGTGGCCTACGATTTCGGCATCAAGTTCAATATCCTCCGCTGCCTGGTCTCCGCCGGATGCGACGTGACGGTGGTGCCGGCAACGTTCCCGGCCGAAGAGGCTTTAGCCATGGCGCCGGACGGGATCTTCCTCTCCAATGGCCCGGGCGACCCGGAACCAATGCACGCCGTGATCGAAAATATCAGGAAATTCGTCGGCAAGAAGCCGATCTTCGGTATCTGTCTCGGTCATCAGCTCCTGGGTCTTGTCCTCGGCGGTCGTACCGTCAAGCTCAAGTTCGGCAATCATGGTTCCAACCTGCCGGTCATGGACCTGGCAACGGGGAAGGTGGAGATCACCGCCCAGAACCACGGCTTTTCCGTGGATATCGTCTCGCTCTCCCATGCCTGCGAACTTGCCCACGAGAACCTCAATGACCAGACCGTGGAAGGGATGCGGCACAAGGAACTGCCGATCTTCTCCGTGCAGCATCACCCGGAGGCGTCTCCCGGACCCCACGACTCCCATTACCTGTTTGGCCGGTTCGTGGAGATGATGGAGACGAATCGGTAG
- the mntA gene encoding type VII toxin-antitoxin system MntA family adenylyltransferase antitoxin — protein MDLTDIEKIVADYCAGRAEIAACYLYGSYARGEARSDSDVDLAFLLDVSVPRSHYGSLRMDYYSGLSFLTRKEPHVLVINDAGELVLGEVLREGVMVFVRDEEALDAFVARKIPLIAEFSYYSELFRRKLVERYGEVDNG, from the coding sequence GTGGATCTTACGGATATAGAAAAAATCGTTGCCGATTACTGCGCCGGACGCGCCGAAATAGCGGCCTGTTACCTTTATGGTTCTTATGCCAGAGGGGAGGCGCGCTCCGACAGCGACGTTGACCTGGCGTTTCTGCTCGACGTTTCGGTACCGAGATCCCATTATGGCAGTCTCAGGATGGATTACTACAGCGGTTTGTCCTTTCTGACGAGGAAAGAACCTCATGTCCTGGTCATAAACGATGCTGGAGAGCTGGTGCTGGGTGAGGTTTTGCGTGAAGGTGTCATGGTTTTCGTGCGTGACGAGGAGGCGCTGGACGCCTTCGTGGCCAGGAAGATACCGCTCATCGCGGAGTTCAGCTACTATTCGGAGCTGTTTAGGCGAAAACTAGTGGAGCGGTATGGCGAGGTAGATAATGGTTAA
- a CDS encoding DMT family protein — MRTIVLLMLSNVFMTFAWYAHLKNLRTRHWLIAVLVSWGIAFFEYLVQVPANRYGYGRFSLAQLKIIQEVITLSIFVPFAVYYMGQPLKMDYLWAGCCLAGAVFFIFRG, encoded by the coding sequence ATGAGAACGATAGTATTGCTGATGCTGTCCAATGTCTTCATGACCTTTGCCTGGTATGCGCACCTGAAGAACCTGCGCACCAGGCACTGGCTCATTGCGGTGCTGGTCTCATGGGGGATCGCCTTCTTCGAGTACCTGGTGCAGGTGCCGGCCAACCGCTACGGTTACGGCCGGTTCAGTCTGGCCCAGCTGAAGATCATCCAGGAAGTGATCACCCTCAGCATTTTTGTGCCGTTTGCGGTCTATTACATGGGGCAGCCGCTGAAGATGGATTACCTCTGGGCGGGTTGCTGTCTGGCGGGGGCAGTGTTCTTCATTTTTAGAGGATAG
- a CDS encoding aspartate carbamoyltransferase catalytic subunit encodes MAFKHKDIIGLQDLTREEIELLLNTAENLKEINERDIKKVPTLRGKTIVNLFYEASTRTRTSFEIAAKRLSADTINITASTSSVTKGETLSDTARNVLAMKPDIIVMRHAVSGAHHYLAQRVSCSVINAGDGAHEHPSQGLLDMLTMRQKFGKLDGLKVAIVGDITHSRVARSNIYGLTRMGAHVFLAGPPTMMPPGIERLGNVTVCRDMRAAITDADVVMMLRIQLERQGKTLLPTLKEYSRYFGLNNHLLQLAKKDAMVMHPGPINRGVELCSHVADGDQSHILKQVENGVAVRMSMLYHVSGGELPTE; translated from the coding sequence ATGGCATTCAAGCACAAGGACATCATCGGTTTGCAGGATTTGACCAGGGAGGAGATAGAGCTTCTCCTCAATACTGCGGAGAATCTGAAGGAGATAAACGAGCGGGATATCAAAAAGGTCCCGACCTTGCGCGGTAAAACAATAGTGAATCTTTTCTACGAAGCCTCCACCCGTACCCGAACTTCCTTCGAGATTGCGGCAAAGAGGCTTTCCGCAGATACCATAAATATTACCGCCTCCACCAGTTCGGTAACCAAGGGCGAAACCCTTTCCGATACCGCGCGAAACGTTCTGGCCATGAAACCGGACATTATCGTCATGCGCCATGCAGTATCCGGCGCCCACCATTATCTGGCGCAACGGGTTTCCTGTTCCGTCATTAACGCCGGTGACGGTGCCCACGAGCACCCCTCCCAGGGGCTCCTGGACATGTTGACCATGCGCCAGAAATTCGGCAAGCTTGACGGCCTGAAGGTGGCCATTGTCGGCGATATTACCCATAGCCGGGTGGCTCGATCCAATATCTACGGCCTGACCAGGATGGGGGCCCATGTCTTTCTGGCCGGACCGCCGACCATGATGCCGCCGGGCATAGAGCGGCTGGGTAATGTCACCGTCTGCAGGGATATGCGCGCGGCGATAACGGATGCAGATGTGGTGATGATGCTTCGCATCCAGCTGGAGCGCCAGGGGAAGACCCTCCTTCCGACATTGAAGGAGTATTCCCGCTATTTCGGGCTGAACAACCATCTGCTGCAACTGGCGAAAAAGGATGCCATGGTCATGCATCCGGGGCCGATCAACCGTGGTGTCGAGCTCTGCTCTCATGTTGCAGATGGAGACCAATCGCATATTCTGAAGCAGGTTGAGAACGGTGTGGCGGTCAGGATGTCGATGCTCTATCATGTTTCCGGCGGGGAATTGCCGACGGAATGA
- a CDS encoding cohesin domain-containing protein, translated as MSIPPDQPAPATTGTYHITATSAADATKSATATVTVREVSALSIDQSGPGVFTVEAIKLANVAAIDLTITYDALSLANPQVTPGAIISGAFMVTNTSVPGRVRCALINTQPISGAGTLMTISFDLLGASSGRILSMSASFLDNQGRPLATTALIAAPSGTIDMPPGASVSSTPGQSATGTAVLN; from the coding sequence GTGTCTATACCGCCTGATCAACCCGCCCCTGCAACAACCGGTACCTACCACATAACGGCAACGAGCGCGGCGGATGCGACGAAAAGCGCAACGGCAACCGTCACGGTGAGGGAAGTGAGTGCTCTCAGTATCGACCAATCCGGACCAGGAGTTTTTACAGTGGAGGCAATCAAGCTGGCTAATGTTGCAGCGATTGATCTCACAATAACCTATGATGCCTTATCACTTGCCAATCCGCAGGTTACACCTGGTGCAATTATCTCAGGAGCTTTTATGGTCACAAATACCAGTGTGCCGGGGAGGGTGCGATGTGCACTTATTAATACTCAACCGATTTCAGGCGCAGGCACCCTCATGACGATCAGCTTCGACTTGCTAGGCGCGTCGTCCGGCAGGATACTTTCCATGTCGGCATCGTTTCTCGACAATCAGGGCCGACCACTGGCAACTACGGCATTGATCGCCGCCCCTTCCGGAACAATCGATATGCCTCCTGGAGCAAGCGTATCGTCGACGCCTGGACAAAGTGCCACCGGTACAGCGGTGCTCAATTGA
- a CDS encoding HVO_A0114 family putative DNA-binding protein, translated as MRDVIANTGTTEDYFARGREIAKKIDRGEALEPEFTLTFEDPGDMFAVMSPARLELFRAAKAAPSSITAIAQRLHRDRSTVKKDVDILVAAGLLHIEEVPLPGHGRQKFVRATADRIQLQAVVG; from the coding sequence ATGCGCGACGTAATCGCTAATACAGGAACGACCGAAGATTATTTCGCACGTGGACGCGAGATCGCCAAGAAGATTGACCGCGGCGAAGCCCTTGAACCAGAGTTCACCCTTACCTTTGAAGACCCGGGGGATATGTTTGCTGTCATGTCTCCCGCAAGGCTCGAATTATTCCGTGCAGCCAAGGCTGCCCCATCTTCTATTACGGCCATCGCACAACGCCTGCATCGCGATAGAAGCACAGTCAAGAAGGACGTTGATATTCTCGTTGCGGCCGGTCTTCTCCATATTGAGGAAGTGCCTCTTCCCGGACATGGCCGGCAAAAATTCGTTCGGGCAACAGCAGACAGAATTCAGCTACAGGCTGTAGTGGGTTAG
- a CDS encoding dihydroorotase, whose translation MNLLIKGGRVVDPSQNIDDTMDLLVEDGRIKEIGKGLKAPAGAEIIDAAGLLVTPGLIDMHVHLRDPGLEYKEDIVTGTRAAAAGGFTSVACMPNTKPVNDNKAITSYIVNKAAKEALVNVFPVGSITQGSKGESLAEMGELKESGCVAVSDDGRPVVNGELMRRALEYAKGMGIMVISHSEELALVGEGVMNEGFTATELGLKGIPWAAEDVAVARDVYLAEFTDSPLHIAHISTSGSVRIIRNAKARGVKVTCETAPHYFSLTDDAVRGYNTNAKMNPPLREAADVAAIKAGLADGTIDAIATDHAPHHLDEKDLEFNLALNGIVGLETSLPLSLQLVEEGVVDLKVLLEKMTCNPAKILGIDRGTLKVGAAADITVIDPDREWLVAAEKLASKSKNSPFIGRKMKGAAVYTVVGGKVVYKID comes from the coding sequence ATGAATCTGCTGATAAAGGGCGGGCGGGTGGTCGACCCGTCGCAGAACATTGACGATACCATGGACCTGCTGGTGGAGGATGGCCGGATCAAGGAGATAGGGAAGGGGCTCAAGGCGCCTGCCGGGGCAGAGATTATCGACGCCGCCGGTCTCCTGGTCACACCGGGGCTTATAGACATGCACGTCCATCTCCGCGATCCGGGGCTGGAATACAAGGAAGACATCGTAACCGGTACAAGGGCCGCCGCTGCCGGCGGATTCACCTCCGTCGCCTGTATGCCCAACACCAAGCCGGTCAACGACAACAAGGCGATCACTTCTTACATCGTCAACAAGGCCGCGAAGGAAGCGCTCGTCAACGTGTTCCCCGTCGGCTCCATAACCCAGGGGAGCAAGGGGGAAAGCCTTGCCGAAATGGGAGAATTGAAGGAGTCCGGCTGCGTTGCGGTTTCCGACGACGGCCGGCCGGTGGTCAACGGGGAGCTGATGCGCCGCGCCCTGGAGTATGCCAAGGGGATGGGGATCATGGTCATTTCCCACTCGGAAGAGCTTGCTCTTGTCGGCGAAGGGGTTATGAACGAAGGGTTCACCGCTACGGAACTGGGTTTGAAGGGGATTCCATGGGCTGCCGAGGATGTTGCTGTTGCCCGTGATGTCTATCTTGCCGAGTTCACCGATTCACCGCTGCATATCGCCCATATTTCCACCAGCGGTTCGGTGCGCATCATCAGAAACGCCAAGGCGCGCGGGGTAAAGGTCACCTGCGAGACAGCGCCACACTACTTCTCTCTTACCGATGACGCTGTACGCGGCTATAATACCAACGCCAAGATGAACCCGCCGCTTCGCGAGGCTGCCGATGTGGCTGCGATCAAGGCCGGTCTTGCGGACGGCACCATCGATGCCATTGCCACCGACCACGCGCCGCACCACCTGGACGAGAAGGACCTGGAATTCAACCTGGCTCTGAACGGCATTGTCGGCCTGGAGACCTCCCTGCCGCTTTCTCTGCAACTGGTCGAGGAAGGGGTTGTGGATCTTAAGGTTCTACTTGAGAAAATGACCTGCAATCCGGCAAAAATACTCGGTATCGACCGGGGTACTTTAAAGGTAGGGGCAGCTGCCGACATAACCGTTATCGACCCGGACCGGGAGTGGCTGGTGGCGGCGGAGAAGCTGGCGAGCAAGTCAAAAAACTCACCGTTCATCGGACGGAAGATGAAGGGTGCCGCTGTCTATACCGTTGTCGGCGGGAAGGTTGTTTATAAAATAGATTAA